A single region of the Pseudalkalibacillus berkeleyi genome encodes:
- a CDS encoding DUF2536 family protein, protein MELQLEFIEDKVEFYEATEMAKLEAIIQDKIEQNKALLLRVHHVSHQVNIDPSSGKWLYSAVVHFRYKG, encoded by the coding sequence TTGGAATTACAACTAGAATTCATCGAAGATAAAGTAGAATTTTACGAGGCGACAGAAATGGCTAAATTAGAAGCTATCATTCAAGACAAAATTGAGCAAAACAAGGCATTACTCTTGCGGGTCCATCACGTTTCACACCAAGTAAACATAGACCCATCAAGTGGGAAGTGGCTATATTCTGCAGTCGTTCACTTCCGGTATAAAGGATAA
- a CDS encoding class I SAM-dependent DNA methyltransferase — MGREFIDLFDEWADSYDETVSGKDNEYHEVFEKYDEILERVASEASGTVLEFGVGTGNLTNALIEKKRNVIGVEPSPGMRKKTNERFPDTEVLDGDFLSFPEIDVPINTIVSTYAFHHLTDEEKEKAIHNYGKLLGNNGKIVFADTVYEHEQAKKELHDRVKKQGYLNLLHDLQTEYYTTMGVLSDIFTQNGFEVQFERLNRYVWLMSAVKKDT, encoded by the coding sequence GTGGGAAGAGAGTTTATTGATCTCTTTGACGAATGGGCAGACTCTTACGATGAGACAGTTTCAGGAAAAGATAACGAATATCATGAAGTTTTTGAGAAATATGATGAAATTCTTGAAAGAGTCGCTAGCGAAGCATCAGGTACTGTTCTTGAATTTGGTGTTGGTACGGGAAATTTGACTAATGCACTAATTGAAAAAAAGCGTAATGTGATTGGGGTCGAGCCTTCCCCAGGCATGAGGAAAAAAACAAATGAACGTTTTCCGGATACGGAAGTACTCGATGGTGATTTTCTATCCTTTCCAGAAATAGATGTACCCATCAACACGATCGTTAGCACATATGCATTCCACCATTTAACAGATGAAGAAAAAGAGAAAGCAATCCATAATTATGGAAAGCTACTCGGTAACAATGGTAAAATTGTATTTGCGGACACCGTATATGAACATGAACAAGCTAAGAAAGAATTGCATGATCGGGTGAAGAAGCAAGGGTATCTAAATTTACTCCATGATCTTCAAACGGAATATTATACGACAATGGGTGTATTATCAGACATTTTCACTCAGAATGGGTTTGAGGTTCAATTTGAACGTTTGAACCGTTATGTTTGGTTAATGTCTGCCGTCAAAAAAGATACGTAA
- the mtnN gene encoding 5'-methylthioadenosine/S-adenosylhomocysteine nucleosidase — MKIAIIGAMDEEVIQMQELIEDCETNTIAGCTFYTGQLYDQEVVLLRSGIGKVNAAIATTLLNQLYKPDYVINTGSAGGFNPELNVGDVVISSEIRHHDVDVTAFGYEYGQVPQLPAFYMPDALLVQIAEESAKEVTDMKIVKGLIASGDSFMNDAVRVKDIRGKFPELHAAEMEAAAIAQVCHQFNVPFVVIRSLSDIAGKDAPMSFDQFLKVAAKNSAELILKMVKELKKHG, encoded by the coding sequence ATGAAAATTGCCATCATCGGAGCTATGGATGAAGAAGTAATCCAAATGCAAGAATTAATAGAAGACTGCGAAACAAATACGATAGCAGGATGCACGTTCTATACAGGTCAATTATATGACCAAGAAGTTGTGTTGTTGAGATCGGGTATAGGAAAAGTAAATGCAGCAATTGCTACAACCTTGTTAAATCAATTGTACAAACCAGATTATGTGATCAATACTGGGTCTGCGGGTGGCTTTAATCCAGAACTAAATGTCGGAGATGTCGTCATTTCATCCGAAATCCGCCACCACGACGTTGATGTTACAGCATTTGGTTATGAGTACGGGCAAGTTCCTCAATTACCTGCATTTTATATGCCGGATGCATTATTGGTACAAATCGCAGAGGAAAGTGCCAAGGAAGTTACTGATATGAAGATTGTTAAAGGATTAATCGCCTCAGGTGATTCTTTTATGAACGATGCTGTTCGTGTGAAAGATATCCGCGGGAAATTTCCAGAGTTGCATGCTGCAGAAATGGAAGCTGCGGCAATTGCTCAAGTATGTCACCAATTCAATGTGCCGTTTGTCGTAATCCGATCATTATCTGATATTGCTGGCAAAGATGCACCGATGTCATTCGATCAATTCTTGAAAGTTGCAGCAAAGAATTCTGCTGAATTAATTTTAAAAATGGTAAAGGAGCTGAAGAAACATGGCTAA